The Colias croceus chromosome 19, ilColCroc2.1 genome contains the following window.
GAGAGTGAACCGATGCTGACCACGGAACGATGACAAATAAACGTATTACATACGTTATATAGACTAGGAATGATGTAATCAATATTGTGTTGTGTTTACATGcgtgataaattaataaaaaacttgaTTTTTAAATCGGTAGGTAATACAGATGTTGTTGTTTAACTTGAGAAGTTGTATACCTACTGTTATACAactaaatatagatttaacaATCTTacggttattttattaaattacaagactgatttatttatgagtACAAAAGTGTGGTCATACATTATTcatctattaatttttaaaatattattggcatttaaataaatatttaaattatgtagcTAACTTTTAATGTTCCTGTCACTGTCACTTTCTTATGTTATAAGTGGTGTAATTAAAAcgattttcattaattataataattgtaaacacAGTACAGGTATGCGTTAATCATATTTATGCAACTGATTATACTAGGTAGGCTCAAAAAACTGCACAGCAGGCCGAGACTAATGACAGACGAATAGAATAACGCTAAGGAATAGAAAAtcgctaattattgacataagctcatgacattttggtaatggaTTGGTCATACTaccaacgacgacgacgattGCGACCAAAATTTCCCATCCAGCcgaatttttttcaaaataaagtattaaaattacccgtcattctggtacacggaaagaaaaaaaaaattgaggtcaattaatgcaaaaataggttttttgcgattttcgccgagacggtaagtttatcataatataatcactgaagaccaaaattgtagattataaaataatctataaaaaaaactttaaatacatttttttctttgagccaccgtttctacgaaaaacctttttttcttcatgcatTGATTTCAAGCAAAAAATTTTCCGATCACCAGaacgacaaaaaattataatattttatttttaactgtgttttgcacaattttgttaaatttcgACTGGATCTAAATTTAGGTCGTGGTCGTCATcgcgtcgttggtagggtaACCAAATCCTTagcaaaacatcatacgcttatgtcaaaTAGTATCGATAGCGAATTCTATTCCTTTGCGTTTTGACGTTTGTCTCAGCGCTCGGGTCTCTTCtcaccaagaagcttatatctaatacaacTTCTCACATACGTATATGGTAAGGGCGGCAATAGTGGCGCATTGATcgttttttatatcaaaactGTTAGCAATTACTTTGATttactaatttaaaagaatattttatcgaataactacaaatttgaaaaaatgataaCTTATTAACAACAATAACCAGCAAACATCATGCGTGTGAAAGTATCAGAGGCCACCAATAATACCCaggataattaaaaaaactccCACTTTCgacaatgttatattataatttgtgtaAGAGGCTACAATATTACTACAGTGTCTTTTAAAATGAGATACAAGAAGAATTCGTCATAATTTTAGTTaaactatttacaatttttcaatCATAATGGCAGAAGCACCGCCACCACCATTACAAGTAGTAGCTACACCTTTCTGTCCTTTCTTCATAACGTGACATAAATGTCCAACCAATCTGGATCCAGACATACCAATCGGATGTCCTAAGCTCACAGCACTTCCATGAATATTAACTTTTTCTGAATCAATTCCTAAGATTCTTCCATTAGCAATAGCCACTACGCTGAACGGTTCATTGATTTCCCAGAGATCTACTTCGCTCACTTTAACTCCAGTTTTTTTTAAGAGATTAGTTATAGCAATCGATGGCGCTATTGGGAATTCAATGGGGTCACATTCTCCGTCAGCATATCCAATGACACGAGCGAGAGGTTTTACTTTTAGTCTTTTTGCGGCATCACTTGTCATCATAACAAGGGCAGCTCCTCCATCGTTTAACCCTGCCGCATTACCAGCTGTTATCGTCCCATTTTCCTTTTCGAATGCAGGCTTTAGGTTTTTGAACGTGtcgtagtttatttttttgtgttcttCATCTTCAGCAAATATTATATCGTTCCCTCGTTTTTGTGGCACACTTACAGGCACGAGTTCAGCATCAAAAGCCTTTGCTTTGTACGCGGCTTCTGTTTTTCTGTAACTGTTCATCGCGTGCTCGTCTTGTTCTTCTTTAGATATGTTGAACTTCTTAACGATGTGTTCACCGCAATTTCCCATGTGTATGTGATTGTAAACATCAGTCAGTCCGTCGTATAAAATTCCATCTTCTAACTGCATGCCTCCGTAAGGCGTTTCTCCTCTTTTTAAATAGAAAGGAATGTTTGACATAGATTCCATGCCACCAGCAATAACGACATCTTGAGTTCCAGTTTGCAAGCTTTGGGTAGCGAATAATACAGATTTTAAGCCTGATGAGCAAACTTTATTGATCGTCGTACAAATTGTACTTGTGGGTAGACCTCCAAATATAGCTGCTTGTCTTGCTGGTGCTTGTTGAAGGCGAGCAGAACATACATTTCCCATGATAACCTGGAAAATTGAAACGGttatagttaaaaaacaaaatattttttatatttttatacaatctttttttaatcgttagatacctacataatattatgcataaatTGTGCGAGAGTGACATTATCTACgagtaataataatgtaatctAAGATTGCGTTTACATCagtgattaaattaattatttgatttaggGCCAATTTtccaatccttggttaaaatttatccgtccaataaagtattacacgaacattttaaaatgtcacctgtaaactgtcaaatacggacaattagaatacatttttgaaatggtagtttaatacgttattcgatgaataagttttaaccaacgattgaaaaatcagccctaaactatttaattatttttatacggcGAATAATAAAACGAGTGACTAAAAAAACTGAGCGGCTGATGATGAGATACTGTTTTTATAACTTGAGCGGTATGAATTCGAGTAAGTAACAATAAACTAAACAAGCTATgggttgataataaaatacagaatGAGCGCACTAAAAGTGGATTGTGATTAATCCATTTGagatattaaatttcttgGTAGCGACTCAATTACTAGGTCAACGACTAGAAATACGTAATAGAATAGATACATCGTTTCATTTAATTAccttttaatgaataaaatttatttgcttatagtattttttcaaatagttgataaaattaaaaaaaaaatcgatctcAATCATAGTAGTTATAGTATTTTTCaaagtaatttttaacacgcttttattagcttcacctgtatatttaatgtttgtaTGACTCCTTAAATCTCTATTTTGACTCACTTTAGGTcaggtttaatttaaaaaggatTTTTGATTAGTGTACAAAACGCTAATCAAGAAAaggtgacaatacaataatttttatgggttcacgcataaactcattaaattattgtttctcGGGAACGCGTGGAGATATCAAGCGGAAATTTATATCgaatactcaagtctacggtcccttgaagctgtgtaaaaataaaacgctATCAAACGATACAGCCGTAAATGCTGAAaaatttcgcaaatttcgacattcg
Protein-coding sequences here:
- the LOC123700077 gene encoding acetyl-CoA acetyltransferase A, mitochondrial-like yields the protein MLSLNEVVIASAVRTPIGSFRGSLANVSATELGGIAVKAAVERAGIPKEEVKEVIMGNVCSARLQQAPARQAAIFGGLPTSTICTTINKVCSSGLKSVLFATQSLQTGTQDVVIAGGMESMSNIPFYLKRGETPYGGMQLEDGILYDGLTDVYNHIHMGNCGEHIVKKFNISKEEQDEHAMNSYRKTEAAYKAKAFDAELVPVSVPQKRGNDIIFAEDEEHKKINYDTFKNLKPAFEKENGTITAGNAAGLNDGGAALVMMTSDAAKRLKVKPLARVIGYADGECDPIEFPIAPSIAITNLLKKTGVKVSEVDLWEINEPFSVVAIANGRILGIDSEKVNIHGSAVSLGHPIGMSGSRLVGHLCHVMKKGQKGVATTCNGGGGASAIMIEKL